The proteins below come from a single Azospirillum thiophilum genomic window:
- a CDS encoding UDP-N-acetylmuramoylalanyl-D-glutamyl-2,6-diaminopimelate--D-alanyl-D-alanine ligase gives MSDKTVLWTSQDAAAATGGHLTGPPAGWTATGVTIDSRKVAPGDLFVAIRGPNFDGHAFVGAALAAGAAAAMVDHVPDGLSADAPLLLVPADTLQSMAALGAAARARCGARFVGVTGSVGKTGTKETLRHVLSAQGPTYATEGSLNNHWGVPLSLARLPASSAYGVFELGMNHAGELGPLSRQVRPDVAIVTTVEAVHLEFFSGVEAIADAKAEIFEGLGPNGVAVLNRDNGQFARLAAAAASHGLSHIWGFGSDDRADAHLLDCSLHATCSAVTAVVRGERLQYCLSLPGRHWVMNSLAVLLAVKALGADVAAAARSLSSLQPVKGRGTRKRIQAPQGAFTLIDESYNASPAAMAATLEVLGKIDPGAGGRRIAVLGDMRELGDRADALHAALAEPLRAAQVDAVYACGPHMRALFDRLPETMRGAWTESSVDLAPIVTASVKGGDVVMVKGSLGSRTGLVVDALAALDRGRESEDKAASRTTNQPPAVAHSAHAPRG, from the coding sequence ATGAGCGACAAGACGGTCCTGTGGACGTCGCAGGACGCCGCGGCGGCCACCGGCGGGCATCTGACCGGCCCGCCGGCCGGCTGGACCGCCACCGGCGTCACCATCGACAGCCGCAAGGTGGCACCGGGCGACCTGTTCGTCGCCATCCGCGGCCCGAACTTCGACGGGCATGCCTTCGTCGGCGCGGCGCTCGCCGCCGGGGCCGCCGCGGCGATGGTCGACCATGTGCCCGACGGGCTGTCGGCCGACGCGCCGCTGCTGCTGGTGCCGGCCGACACGCTCCAGTCGATGGCCGCCCTGGGCGCCGCCGCGCGGGCGCGCTGTGGGGCGCGGTTCGTCGGCGTCACCGGCTCGGTCGGCAAGACCGGCACCAAGGAGACGCTGCGCCACGTCCTGTCGGCGCAGGGCCCGACCTATGCCACCGAAGGCAGCCTGAACAACCATTGGGGCGTGCCGCTGTCGCTGGCCCGCCTGCCGGCATCGAGCGCCTATGGCGTGTTCGAGCTGGGCATGAACCATGCCGGCGAACTCGGCCCGCTGTCCAGACAGGTCAGGCCGGACGTCGCCATCGTCACCACCGTCGAGGCCGTGCATCTGGAGTTCTTCTCCGGCGTCGAGGCCATCGCCGACGCCAAGGCCGAGATCTTCGAGGGGCTGGGCCCCAACGGCGTCGCCGTGCTGAACCGCGACAACGGGCAGTTCGCCCGTCTGGCCGCGGCGGCCGCAAGCCATGGCCTGTCCCATATCTGGGGCTTCGGCAGCGACGACCGGGCCGACGCCCACCTGCTCGACTGCTCGCTGCACGCGACGTGCAGCGCCGTGACCGCGGTCGTCCGCGGCGAGCGGCTGCAATATTGCCTGTCGCTTCCCGGCAGGCACTGGGTGATGAACAGCCTCGCCGTCCTGCTGGCGGTCAAGGCGCTGGGCGCCGACGTCGCCGCTGCCGCCCGGTCGCTGTCCAGCCTGCAGCCGGTCAAGGGCCGCGGCACCCGCAAGCGCATCCAGGCGCCCCAGGGCGCCTTCACCCTGATCGACGAAAGCTACAACGCCAGCCCGGCGGCGATGGCCGCGACGCTGGAGGTGCTGGGCAAGATCGATCCCGGCGCCGGCGGACGCCGCATCGCCGTGCTGGGCGACATGCGCGAGCTCGGCGACCGGGCCGACGCCCTGCATGCCGCCCTGGCCGAGCCGCTGCGCGCCGCCCAGGTCGATGCGGTCTATGCCTGCGGCCCGCACATGCGGGCATTGTTCGACCGCCTGCCCGAGACGATGCGCGGCGCCTGGACCGAGTCCAGCGTCGATTTGGCCCCCATCGTGACCGCGTCGGTGAAGGGCGGCGACGTGGTGATGGTCAAGGGGTCGCTTGGCAGTCGCACAGGTCTGGTCGTCGATGCGCTCGCGGCACTCGACAGAGGCCGCGAAAGCGAGGACAAAGCCGCCTCCCGAACCACCAACCAGCCGCCGGCGGTCGCGCACTCCGCGCATGCACCGCGAGGCTGA
- a CDS encoding FtsW/RodA/SpoVE family cell cycle protein, producing MITFDRTDQSIFGRWWWTVDRWQLGAVALLMFLGTVLITAASPPVAERIGIQDTFYFVERHLMMLIPAIIIMIGVSLLSPRGVRRVALGVFLLSVLLVYATLVVGVEIKGARRWIHVPGLSIQPSEFVKPAFAVVAAWLFSLSRTNPGFPGALVSIVLYGVTMAGLILQPDLGMTFVVSAVWFTQFFLAGLNLVLVMGLGGLGVVGLIGAYYTLPHVTSRIDRFLDPHAGDNYQVNRSLEAFANGGLMGTGPGQGTVKFYLPDSHADFIFAVAGEELGLIFCLGLVVLFAFVVLRGFARVFNDNNYFVLLAAAGLLIQFGLQAAINMGSSLHLMPTKGMTLPFISYGGSSLLALGFGMGMVLALTRKRFGPLE from the coding sequence ATGATCACCTTCGACCGCACCGACCAATCTATCTTCGGCCGCTGGTGGTGGACGGTCGACCGCTGGCAGCTGGGCGCCGTCGCCCTGCTGATGTTTCTCGGCACCGTGCTGATCACCGCGGCCAGCCCGCCGGTGGCCGAACGCATCGGCATCCAGGACACCTTCTATTTCGTCGAACGCCACCTGATGATGCTGATCCCCGCGATCATCATCATGATCGGCGTCTCGCTGCTCAGCCCGCGCGGCGTGCGGCGGGTGGCGCTGGGCGTGTTCCTGCTGTCGGTCCTGCTGGTCTACGCCACGCTGGTGGTGGGCGTCGAGATCAAGGGCGCCCGGCGCTGGATCCATGTGCCCGGCCTGTCGATCCAGCCGTCCGAGTTCGTCAAGCCGGCCTTCGCGGTAGTGGCGGCCTGGCTGTTCTCGCTCTCGCGCACCAATCCGGGCTTCCCGGGCGCGCTGGTGTCGATCGTGCTCTACGGCGTCACCATGGCCGGCCTGATCCTGCAGCCCGACCTCGGCATGACCTTCGTCGTCTCCGCGGTGTGGTTCACCCAGTTCTTCCTGGCCGGGCTGAACCTCGTCCTGGTGATGGGGCTCGGCGGGCTGGGCGTGGTCGGGCTGATCGGCGCCTATTACACGCTGCCGCACGTCACCAGCCGCATCGACCGTTTCCTCGACCCCCATGCCGGCGACAACTATCAGGTCAACCGCTCGCTGGAGGCATTCGCCAACGGCGGGCTGATGGGCACCGGCCCCGGCCAGGGCACGGTGAAGTTCTACCTGCCCGACAGCCATGCCGATTTCATCTTCGCGGTCGCCGGGGAAGAGCTGGGCCTGATCTTCTGCCTCGGGTTGGTGGTGCTGTTCGCCTTCGTCGTGTTGCGCGGGTTCGCACGGGTCTTCAACGACAACAATTACTTCGTCCTGCTGGCGGCCGCCGGCCTGCTGATCCAGTTCGGGCTTCAGGCGGCGATCAACATGGGATCGTCCTTGCATCTCATGCCGACGAAGGGCATGACCCTGCCTTTCATTTCCTACGGCGGCTCCTCGCTGCTGGCACTCGGCTTCGGTATGGGCATGGTTCTGGCTTTGACACGCAAGCGCTTCGGCCCGCTGGAATGA
- a CDS encoding UDP-N-acetylmuramoyl-L-alanyl-D-glutamate--2,6-diaminopimelate ligase — protein sequence MRLSQLRPSPADAGPAGSDPDIAGLTADSRAVRPGFVFAALSGVKTDGRAFIADALAKGAVAVLAPEGTVLPADSATTHSTTAVLLTDPQPRLAFARMAAAFHGGRQPGTVVAVTGTNGKTSTVQFAAQIWTHMGLAAGSMGTLGLIGPGLKGYGGMTTPDPVSLHRDLAAAKEAGIDHLAMEASSHGLEQFRLDGVAIKAAGFTNLTLDHLDYHGTMDAYRDAKAMLFQRILPTGCTAVLNADSDDFHFFAAICNERGHRVLSYGLAGTGLRVTGVEALAHGQRLCLSVLGHEVTVDLPLAGRFQAWNVLCALGLVIGSGGDVEQALAALPTLEGVPGRLQHVATHPNGAAVYVDFAHTPDALETVLLALRSHASRHLVTVFGCGGDRDRTKRPVMGALAARLADRAIVTDDNPRTENPAFVRSEVLAGAAGELAGRLEEIGDRAEAIRTAVQQLQPGDVLVIAGKGHEQGQTIGTEVRPFDDADEARKAVAEVGA from the coding sequence TTGCGTCTTTCCCAACTCAGACCAAGCCCCGCTGACGCCGGTCCGGCCGGCAGCGACCCCGACATTGCCGGGCTGACCGCCGACAGCCGCGCGGTCAGGCCCGGCTTTGTCTTTGCCGCCCTGTCGGGCGTCAAGACCGACGGACGCGCCTTCATCGCCGACGCGCTGGCCAAGGGCGCCGTCGCGGTGCTGGCGCCCGAGGGCACGGTGCTGCCCGCCGACTCGGCCACCACGCATTCCACCACTGCCGTCCTGCTGACCGATCCGCAGCCCCGTCTCGCCTTCGCCCGCATGGCCGCCGCCTTCCATGGCGGGCGCCAGCCCGGGACGGTGGTGGCGGTGACCGGGACCAACGGCAAGACCTCCACCGTCCAGTTCGCCGCCCAGATCTGGACGCACATGGGACTGGCCGCCGGCAGCATGGGCACGCTGGGGCTGATCGGCCCCGGCCTGAAGGGCTATGGCGGGATGACGACGCCCGACCCGGTATCGCTGCACCGCGACCTCGCCGCGGCCAAGGAGGCCGGCATCGACCATCTGGCGATGGAGGCGTCGAGCCACGGGCTGGAGCAGTTCCGGCTCGACGGCGTGGCGATCAAGGCGGCCGGCTTCACCAACCTGACGCTGGACCATCTGGACTACCACGGTACGATGGACGCCTATCGCGACGCGAAGGCGATGCTCTTCCAGCGTATACTACCGACAGGATGCACCGCGGTCCTGAACGCGGACAGTGACGACTTCCACTTTTTTGCCGCAATTTGTAACGAACGTGGCCACCGCGTCCTGTCCTATGGTCTCGCCGGCACCGGGCTGCGGGTGACGGGGGTGGAAGCCTTGGCCCATGGCCAGCGGCTTTGCCTGTCCGTGCTCGGCCACGAGGTGACGGTGGACCTGCCGCTGGCTGGGCGCTTCCAGGCCTGGAACGTGCTCTGCGCGCTGGGATTGGTCATCGGCTCCGGCGGCGACGTCGAGCAGGCCCTGGCCGCCCTTCCCACGCTGGAAGGCGTGCCGGGCCGGCTTCAGCATGTCGCGACCCACCCCAACGGGGCAGCGGTCTATGTCGATTTCGCCCACACGCCGGACGCGCTGGAAACGGTGCTGCTGGCGCTGCGGTCGCACGCCTCGCGCCATCTGGTGACGGTGTTCGGCTGCGGCGGCGACCGCGACCGGACCAAGCGGCCGGTGATGGGGGCGCTGGCCGCCCGGCTGGCCGACCGCGCCATCGTCACCGACGACAACCCGCGCACCGAGAACCCCGCCTTCGTGCGGAGCGAGGTGCTGGCGGGGGCCGCCGGCGAATTGGCGGGCCGGCTGGAGGAGATCGGCGACCGGGCCGAGGCGATCCGCACCGCGGTGCAACAGCTCCAGCCCGGCGACGTCCTGGTCATCGCCGGCAAGGGGCACGAACAAGGACAAACTATCGGCACCGAGGTGCGTCCGTTCGACGATGCGGACGAGGCCCGGAAAGCCGTAGCGGAGGTTGGAGCATGA
- the mraY gene encoding phospho-N-acetylmuramoyl-pentapeptide-transferase codes for MGGLMILIAMTVSTLLWADLTNAYIWIVLLVTIGYGLIGFGDDYLKLTKRNTKGLSGRFRLGWEIAIGLVASALIMWVSAPPLSGGVAVPFVKDFLIQLSWFFVPFGAFIMVGASNSVNLTDGLDGLAIVPTMIAAGCFGLISYLSGNAIFANYLQIHHVPGSGELTIFCGALVGAGLGFLWYNAPPAMVFMGDTGSLSLGGALGAVSVVTKHEIVLAIIGGLFVLETVSVIVQVASFKLTGKRVFRMAPLHHHFEKKGWAEPTVVIRFWIIASILALVGLSTLKLR; via the coding sequence ATGGGCGGCCTGATGATCCTGATCGCCATGACGGTCAGCACCCTGCTGTGGGCCGACCTGACCAACGCCTACATCTGGATCGTGCTGCTGGTCACCATCGGCTACGGCCTGATCGGCTTCGGCGACGACTATCTGAAGCTGACCAAGCGCAACACCAAGGGACTGTCGGGCCGCTTCCGCCTGGGCTGGGAGATCGCCATCGGGCTGGTCGCCTCGGCGCTGATCATGTGGGTGTCGGCCCCGCCGCTGTCGGGCGGCGTGGCGGTTCCCTTCGTCAAGGATTTCCTGATCCAGCTGTCCTGGTTCTTCGTCCCCTTCGGCGCCTTCATCATGGTCGGCGCGTCGAACTCGGTGAACCTGACCGACGGGCTGGACGGGCTCGCCATCGTGCCGACGATGATCGCCGCCGGCTGCTTCGGCCTGATCTCCTACCTGTCGGGCAACGCGATCTTCGCCAACTACCTGCAAATCCACCATGTGCCGGGATCGGGCGAGCTGACGATCTTCTGCGGCGCGCTGGTCGGCGCCGGGTTGGGCTTCCTGTGGTACAACGCCCCGCCGGCCATGGTCTTCATGGGCGACACCGGGTCGCTGTCGCTGGGCGGCGCGCTGGGCGCCGTCAGCGTGGTGACCAAGCACGAGATCGTGCTCGCCATCATCGGCGGCCTGTTCGTGCTGGAGACGGTGTCGGTCATCGTCCAGGTCGCCTCCTTCAAGCTGACCGGCAAGCGGGTCTTCCGCATGGCGCCGCTGCATCATCATTTCGAGAAGAAGGGCTGGGCCGAACCGACGGTGGTGATCCGCTTCTGGATCATCGCCTCGATCCTGGCGCTGGTCGGCCTGTCCACGCTGAAGCTGCGCTGA
- the murD gene encoding UDP-N-acetylmuramoyl-L-alanine--D-glutamate ligase, producing the protein MIDLFYMQELPVAVMGLGKSGLATARALRDSGAEVRVWDDNPASRAAAEAEGFAVADLATADLSDLTTIVWSPGIPHTHPKPHPVAERARALGIELICDIELLGRAERDCAFIGITGTNGKSTTTTLIGHIMAAAGRRIAVGGNLGTPVLSFDPLGSGGTCILEMSSYQLELTHSITFDIAVLLNITPDHLARHGGMDGYIAAKTLIFHRQTRPRTAVIGVDDEHCRKIHADLVAAGDQRIWPVSAQGPVAGGVYAAEGWLVDDTDGAAARVVELSTLPTLLGAHNWQNAAAAFAACKAAGLPAPAIVAAMANFPGLAHRQQLVGSLEGVRFVNDSKATNADATEKALATFDPIYWILGGQAKDTGLNGLEGYGGRVRHAFLIGEAQDQFAAWLDAQGIAYTRCGTLDVATAKAAGMALAERLEGACVLLSPACASWDQFANFEKRGEAFSAYVAGIIGAHANSGGGTSGGSA; encoded by the coding sequence ATGATCGACCTGTTCTACATGCAGGAGCTGCCGGTGGCGGTGATGGGGCTGGGCAAGTCCGGCCTCGCCACAGCCCGGGCGCTGCGCGACAGCGGGGCCGAGGTGCGGGTGTGGGACGACAACCCCGCCTCGCGCGCCGCGGCGGAGGCCGAAGGCTTCGCCGTCGCCGATCTCGCCACCGCCGACCTGTCGGACCTGACCACCATCGTCTGGTCGCCCGGCATCCCCCACACCCACCCCAAGCCGCACCCGGTGGCCGAGCGCGCCCGCGCGCTGGGGATCGAACTGATCTGCGACATCGAGTTGCTGGGCCGGGCCGAGCGCGACTGCGCCTTCATCGGCATCACCGGCACCAACGGCAAGTCGACCACCACCACGCTGATCGGCCACATCATGGCGGCGGCCGGCCGCCGGATCGCGGTGGGCGGCAATCTCGGCACGCCGGTGCTGAGCTTCGACCCGCTGGGATCGGGCGGCACCTGCATCCTGGAAATGTCGAGCTACCAGCTGGAGCTGACCCACTCCATCACCTTCGACATCGCCGTCCTGCTGAACATCACCCCCGACCATCTCGCCCGCCATGGCGGGATGGACGGCTACATCGCCGCCAAGACGCTGATCTTCCACCGCCAGACCCGGCCGCGCACCGCGGTGATCGGCGTGGATGACGAGCATTGCCGGAAAATCCATGCCGATCTCGTGGCGGCCGGCGACCAGCGCATCTGGCCGGTCTCGGCGCAAGGGCCGGTGGCGGGCGGCGTCTATGCCGCCGAGGGCTGGCTGGTCGACGACACCGACGGCGCGGCCGCGCGGGTGGTGGAGCTGTCAACGCTGCCGACCCTGCTGGGCGCCCACAATTGGCAGAATGCCGCCGCGGCCTTCGCCGCCTGCAAGGCCGCCGGCCTGCCGGCCCCGGCAATCGTTGCGGCAATGGCGAATTTCCCCGGCCTCGCCCACCGACAGCAGCTGGTCGGCAGCCTGGAGGGCGTGCGCTTCGTCAACGACAGCAAGGCGACCAACGCCGACGCGACCGAAAAGGCGCTCGCCACCTTCGACCCGATCTACTGGATCCTCGGCGGACAGGCCAAGGACACCGGACTGAACGGGCTCGAGGGCTACGGGGGCCGCGTCCGCCACGCCTTCCTGATCGGCGAGGCCCAGGATCAATTCGCCGCATGGCTCGACGCGCAGGGCATTGCCTATACACGGTGCGGCACGCTGGACGTCGCCACCGCGAAGGCGGCCGGCATGGCGCTGGCGGAGCGGCTGGAGGGCGCCTGCGTGCTGTTGTCCCCAGCTTGCGCGTCGTGGGACCAGTTTGCCAATTTCGAGAAGCGCGGCGAAGCCTTCTCGGCCTATGTCGCGGGCATCATCGGCGCGCATGCGAACAGCGGCGGCGGGACCAGCGGGGGCAGTGCATGA
- the murG gene encoding undecaprenyldiphospho-muramoylpentapeptide beta-N-acetylglucosaminyltransferase has translation MRRPTDLDPTAHKVIVLAAGGTGGHMFPAEALARELLARGRAVTLVTDKRGQAFGDTLPEVPVHRIRAASPGAGLIGKLKAALQMGLGLLEARSLMRQLDPAAVVGFGGYPSVPTVYAAVQSRVPALLHEQNAVLGRANRMLIAGARRLAVAFPGIEKLGEEQRAKIVRTGNPVRPAVSARRLAPYAAPEAGGPVRLLVMGGSQGARVFSEIVPAALALLPEELRARIHLAQQCRPEDLEAARDALEPLGLARLELQTFFRDVPDRLAACHLAITRAGASTIAELTCIGRPAILVPYPFATDDHQAANARHLAEAGAAWPIPQPAFTAQALADRLAGLLADPQALADAAGAAHGWGTADAATALADAVLAMLGAGGSAANSTGVHGAGVSRADHDQTHDQSHDQSHARPSAAGSSAKGAAE, from the coding sequence ATGAGGAGGCCGACGGACTTGGATCCCACCGCGCACAAGGTGATCGTGCTGGCCGCAGGCGGCACCGGCGGGCACATGTTCCCGGCCGAGGCGCTGGCGCGCGAGCTGCTGGCCCGCGGCCGCGCCGTGACGCTGGTCACCGACAAGCGCGGCCAGGCCTTCGGCGACACCCTGCCCGAGGTGCCGGTGCACCGCATCCGCGCCGCCTCCCCCGGCGCCGGCCTGATCGGCAAGCTGAAGGCCGCGCTGCAGATGGGGCTCGGCCTGCTGGAGGCGCGGTCGCTGATGCGCCAGCTCGACCCCGCCGCGGTGGTCGGCTTCGGCGGCTACCCGTCCGTCCCCACCGTCTATGCCGCGGTCCAGTCGCGCGTGCCGGCCCTGCTGCACGAACAGAACGCCGTGCTGGGCCGCGCCAACCGGATGCTGATCGCCGGAGCCCGCAGGCTGGCCGTCGCCTTCCCCGGCATCGAGAAGCTGGGCGAGGAGCAGCGCGCCAAGATCGTCCGTACCGGCAATCCGGTGCGTCCGGCGGTGTCCGCCCGCCGGCTCGCCCCCTATGCCGCACCCGAAGCCGGCGGCCCGGTCCGTCTGCTGGTGATGGGCGGCAGCCAGGGCGCCCGCGTCTTCTCCGAGATCGTCCCGGCCGCCCTCGCCCTGCTGCCGGAGGAGTTGCGCGCCCGCATCCATCTGGCGCAGCAGTGCCGGCCGGAAGACCTGGAGGCCGCTCGCGACGCGCTGGAGCCGCTGGGCCTCGCGCGGCTGGAGTTGCAGACCTTCTTCCGCGACGTGCCGGACCGGCTTGCCGCCTGCCACCTCGCCATCACCCGCGCCGGCGCCTCGACCATCGCCGAGCTGACCTGCATCGGCCGCCCGGCGATCCTGGTGCCCTACCCCTTCGCCACCGACGACCATCAGGCCGCCAACGCCCGCCATCTGGCCGAGGCCGGCGCCGCCTGGCCGATCCCGCAGCCTGCCTTCACCGCGCAGGCCCTGGCCGACCGGCTGGCCGGACTGCTGGCCGATCCGCAGGCACTGGCCGACGCCGCCGGCGCCGCCCACGGCTGGGGCACCGCCGACGCCGCCACCGCGCTGGCCGACGCCGTCCTGGCGATGCTGGGAGCCGGCGGGAGCGCCGCCAACAGCACGGGTGTTCATGGCGCCGGCGTGAGCCGGGCCGATCACGACCAGACCCACGACCAATCCCACGACCAATCCCACGCCCGGCCGTCCGCCGCCGGGTCCAGCGCCAAGGGGGCCGCGGAATGA
- the rsmH gene encoding 16S rRNA (cytosine(1402)-N(4))-methyltransferase RsmH, with translation MTAAPVHIPVMLAEVIAALAPRDGGIYVDGTFGAGGYSRALLESASCRVIGIDRDPAAIERGRALAQAFPGRLEVIEGRFGDMDRLVADRLLAEHGVAKVDGVALDVGVSSPQIDEPERGFSFRFDGPLDMRMGRDGPTAADVVNTAGEAELADIVYHLGEERMARRVARAIVAARRDSPIERTARLADIVRSVVPKGKGDAIDPATRTFQALRIHVNDELGELRRGLSAAESLLAPGGRLAVVSFHSLEDREVKAFLRDRSSPPASPSRHTPVTAVAAHHSSFRLLSRKPVDPSDAEARNNPRARSARLRAAERTEAAAFPAPGKEAA, from the coding sequence ATGACCGCCGCCCCGGTCCATATCCCGGTGATGCTGGCCGAGGTGATCGCCGCGCTCGCCCCGCGCGACGGCGGCATCTATGTCGACGGCACCTTCGGTGCCGGCGGCTACAGCCGCGCCCTTCTCGAATCGGCCTCCTGCCGTGTCATCGGCATCGACCGCGACCCCGCGGCGATCGAGCGCGGCCGCGCCCTGGCCCAGGCCTTCCCCGGCCGGCTGGAGGTGATCGAGGGCCGGTTCGGCGACATGGACCGGCTGGTGGCGGACCGGCTGCTGGCGGAACATGGCGTCGCGAAGGTCGACGGCGTGGCGCTCGACGTCGGCGTCTCCTCCCCCCAGATCGACGAGCCGGAACGCGGCTTCTCCTTCCGCTTCGACGGCCCGCTCGACATGCGGATGGGACGGGATGGGCCGACCGCCGCCGACGTGGTCAACACGGCCGGCGAGGCCGAGCTGGCCGACATCGTCTATCACCTGGGCGAGGAACGGATGGCGCGGCGCGTCGCCCGGGCCATCGTGGCCGCCCGCCGCGACTCGCCGATCGAGCGCACGGCGCGGCTGGCCGACATCGTCCGCTCGGTGGTGCCGAAGGGGAAGGGCGACGCGATCGATCCGGCCACCCGGACCTTCCAGGCCCTGCGCATCCATGTGAACGACGAGCTGGGCGAACTGCGGCGCGGCCTGTCCGCCGCCGAGTCGCTGCTGGCGCCCGGCGGGCGTCTGGCCGTCGTCTCCTTCCATTCGCTGGAGGACCGCGAGGTCAAGGCGTTCCTGCGGGACCGCTCCTCGCCGCCCGCCTCCCCGTCCCGCCATACGCCCGTGACCGCGGTCGCGGCGCACCACTCATCCTTCCGACTGCTCTCCCGGAAACCCGTGGACCCGAGCGACGCCGAAGCCCGCAACAACCCTCGCGCCCGGTCTGCCCGGCTGCGCGCGGCTGAACGTACCGAGGCGGCCGCGTTCCCGGCGCCCGGCAAGGAGGCAGCATGA
- a CDS encoding peptidoglycan D,D-transpeptidase FtsI family protein translates to MTGYDQGGQPGGGVPHSPGSTYVPPPAPTPNHQAQQSASKPRTSLAVALDQSRYRLLVTAAVVTTVFTAISVKLAMATLFGGGGEPRQHVALEVDNTTTNRADILDRNGNLLATSLVTQSLYADPKLVSRPEEAAQKLAGVLPELDYKDLVAKLSGDRRFVWLKRNLTPKQQASVHRLGIPGVAFEREERRFYPAGPLASHVVGFTGIDNNGLAGMEQGFNKRLTEDPGTPLQLSIDLRLQHVLKKELAATVQEFSAIGAAGIVFDVRNGEVLAMVSLPDFDPQDPTGLDPDTLFNRATLGVYEMGSTFKIFNSALAFDTGKIRASDLFDAAHPVKIGRFTINDYHSLHRALTVAEVFQHSSNLGSVRMVQQVGIAAQKAFMTKMGFTKPTGLELPENGWPLVPNPWREVNSYTISFGHGISVSPMHTVAAAASVINGGFFHKPTLLKRQPDAEIPTEQVVSRQTSDMMRRMFRFVVADGTGKSAEVKGYVVGGKTGTADKQKGRHYQKNSRMSSFLGAFPMQDPRYVVYVLVDEPKATAKTYGYATGGWVAAPAVGRIVKQIGPLLNVPTVDESAPEILTSTYLNAAGSTNWQQAMPPVTAPPPPKGSTVASFPTQTKPR, encoded by the coding sequence ATGACCGGCTACGACCAAGGCGGCCAACCCGGCGGCGGGGTGCCGCACAGCCCCGGCAGCACCTATGTCCCGCCCCCGGCGCCGACGCCGAACCATCAGGCGCAGCAATCGGCGTCCAAACCCCGGACATCGCTGGCCGTCGCGCTCGACCAAAGCCGCTACCGCCTGCTGGTGACGGCCGCCGTGGTCACCACCGTCTTCACCGCGATCAGCGTCAAGCTGGCAATGGCCACCCTGTTCGGCGGCGGCGGCGAGCCGCGCCAGCACGTCGCGCTCGAGGTTGACAACACCACCACGAACCGGGCCGACATCCTCGACCGCAACGGCAACCTGCTGGCGACCTCGCTGGTCACCCAGTCGCTCTACGCCGACCCCAAGCTGGTGTCGCGCCCGGAGGAGGCCGCGCAGAAGCTGGCCGGCGTCCTGCCGGAGCTGGATTACAAGGATCTGGTCGCCAAGCTGTCCGGCGACCGCCGCTTCGTCTGGCTGAAGCGCAACCTGACGCCGAAGCAGCAGGCATCCGTCCACCGCCTGGGCATCCCCGGCGTCGCCTTCGAGCGCGAGGAGCGCCGTTTCTACCCGGCCGGCCCGCTGGCCTCGCATGTGGTGGGATTCACCGGCATCGACAACAACGGCCTCGCCGGGATGGAACAGGGCTTCAACAAGCGCCTGACCGAAGACCCCGGTACGCCGCTGCAATTGTCCATCGACCTCCGGCTGCAGCATGTCCTGAAAAAGGAACTTGCCGCCACGGTGCAGGAATTCAGCGCCATCGGCGCCGCCGGCATCGTCTTCGACGTGCGCAACGGCGAAGTGCTGGCGATGGTCTCGCTGCCCGATTTCGATCCGCAGGACCCGACCGGCCTCGATCCCGACACGCTGTTCAACCGGGCGACGCTCGGCGTGTACGAGATGGGCTCCACCTTCAAGATCTTCAACTCGGCGTTGGCATTCGACACCGGCAAGATCCGCGCATCGGATCTGTTCGACGCCGCGCATCCGGTGAAGATCGGCCGCTTCACCATCAACGACTACCACAGCCTGCACCGTGCCCTGACGGTGGCGGAGGTGTTCCAGCACTCCTCCAACCTCGGGTCGGTCCGCATGGTCCAGCAGGTGGGGATCGCGGCGCAGAAGGCCTTCATGACCAAGATGGGCTTCACCAAGCCCACCGGGCTGGAGTTGCCGGAAAACGGCTGGCCGCTGGTGCCCAACCCATGGCGCGAGGTCAACAGCTACACGATCTCCTTCGGCCACGGCATCTCCGTCAGCCCGATGCACACGGTGGCGGCCGCCGCCTCCGTCATCAATGGCGGATTCTTCCACAAGCCGACGCTGCTGAAGCGCCAGCCGGACGCGGAGATTCCGACCGAACAGGTGGTGTCGCGCCAGACCTCCGACATGATGCGGCGCATGTTCCGCTTCGTCGTCGCCGATGGCACCGGCAAGTCGGCCGAAGTGAAGGGCTATGTCGTCGGTGGCAAGACCGGCACCGCCGACAAGCAGAAGGGGCGGCACTACCAGAAGAACTCGCGCATGTCGTCCTTCCTGGGCGCCTTTCCCATGCAGGATCCGCGCTACGTCGTCTATGTGCTGGTCGACGAACCGAAGGCGACGGCCAAGACCTACGGCTACGCCACCGGTGGCTGGGTCGCCGCGCCGGCGGTCGGCCGCATCGTCAAGCAGATCGGCCCGCTGCTGAACGTGCCGACGGTGGACGAAAGCGCGCCGGAGATCCTGACCTCCACCTACCTGAACGCCGCCGGCTCCACCAACTGGCAGCAGGCCATGCCCCCCGTCACCGCCCCACCCCCGCCGAAGGGAAGCACCGTTGCGTCTTTCCCAACTCAGACCAAGCCCCGCTGA